One Streptomyces sp. SAI-135 DNA segment encodes these proteins:
- the rpmG gene encoding 50S ribosomal protein L33, translated as MARSTTRPVVKLRSTAGTGYTYVTRKNRLSDPDRLVVRKYDPVAGQHVLFREER; from the coding sequence ATGGCACGCAGCACCACGCGCCCCGTCGTCAAGCTCAGGTCGACGGCCGGCACCGGCTACACCTACGTGACGCGCAAGAACCGTCTGTCCGACCCCGACCGGCTGGTCGTGCGCAAGTACGACCCGGTGGCCGGCCAGCACGTTCTGTTCCGCGAGGAACGATGA
- a CDS encoding type B 50S ribosomal protein L31, translating into MRSGIHPVSRPVVFRDRVAGFHLLTRSTLDAQATVEWEDGRTYPVVDVDISSASHPFYTGTSRVVDTAGRVERFERRYGRTAPARP; encoded by the coding sequence ATGAGGTCCGGCATTCACCCCGTCTCCCGCCCCGTCGTCTTCCGCGACCGTGTGGCGGGCTTCCATCTGCTCACCCGCTCCACCCTCGATGCCCAGGCCACGGTGGAGTGGGAGGACGGCAGGACGTACCCGGTCGTCGACGTGGACATCTCGTCCGCGAGTCACCCGTTCTACACCGGCACCTCGCGGGTCGTGGACACCGCGGGCCGGGTGGAGCGCTTCGAGCGGCGTTACGGCCGTACCGCTCCGGCCCGTCCCTGA
- the ykgO gene encoding type B 50S ribosomal protein L36, translating to MKVRKSLRSLKAKPGAQVVRRRGVTFVINKKDPRFKARQG from the coding sequence ATGAAGGTACGCAAGTCCCTGCGCTCGCTGAAGGCCAAGCCCGGCGCTCAGGTGGTGCGCCGGCGTGGCGTCACCTTTGTGATCAACAAGAAGGACCCCCGGTTCAAGGCCCGCCAGGGCTGA